The Kineothrix sp. IPX-CK genomic interval GAGAGACGGATAAAGCTGTCGTGGAATTCACCGATGCGCTGGGCGTGGATGTGATAGTGGAGAACCCTCAGAGAACCGCAGTATTATCCGGCAGCTATGCGGATGCCTGGCAGTTGGCCGGAGGCAGTCTTTTTGCTGTGACGGATGATGTGAAGGGCATTATAGAGGTGGATGATGATACGGTGATGCTGGGAGATTTAAAGAATCCGAATATCGAGACACTGATTGCGGAGGGGGTGGATTTTATCATACTTTCCTCTACCATCGAGGAGCATGTGAACCTGCGGGACACTTTGGAAAAAACAGGAATCACAGCTGCCTATTTCGAAGTGGAGACCTTTGAGGATTATGCGGATATGATGGGGATTATGACGGATATCACAGGCAGAAAGGACTTGTATAAGACTAATGTGGAGGATGTGCGTCTGGAAATAAAAGAGCAGGTGGAGAGGGGGGACGGAAGTAATCCGACGGTACTGTTCCTGCGGGCCTATTCCACGGGAGTAAAAGCCAAAGGTAGCGACAGCATGACAGGGCAGATGCTGAAAGATCTGGGCTGTGTCAATATAGCGGACAGTGAGGAAGGGCTGTTAGAGGATTTGAGTATGGAGGCGATTATCGATGCGGAGCCGGATTATATTTTCGTAACGACTATGGGAGAATCGAAGGAAGCGGCAATGGATATGGTGGAGGAACTGCTTGTTTCAAATCCCGCATGGAGCGGGCTGAAAGCGGTAAAAAACAATCACTATTGTGTGCTGCCGAAGGAATTGTTCCATATTAAACCGAATGAACGTTGGGGAGAAAGCTATCGTATCTTAGCGGATTATTTATATGAAAAGAAATAGAAGAATATTGATATTTACGGGTTTACTCATATTGATGGCTCTGGTTGGCTTAGGAAGCGGAGCGGTGAAGCTTTCGCCGCAGGACTTTACCGGGCTGTTTATGGAAGAAGAGCTGACAAAAAGCGGAAGGATTCTTCTGTATGTCCGTCTGCCAAGGGTAGCAGGTGCAATTGTTGCGGGAGTGGGACTTTCTGTTGCGGGTGCCGTCATACAGACTATTTTAGATAACCCCCTGGCAGGCCCCAATATTATTGGTGTAAATGCCGGGGCCGGGTTCGCGGTAGTGCTTTGCGGTATACTGCTTCCAGGAGCGTATGGAATACTTCCCCTTGCTGCTTTTATCGGAGCCTTTGGAACGGTATTGTTCGTCTATTATCTTGGAAAGAAAACCGGGTCCTCTAAGATTACTCTTGTGCTTGCGGGCGTTGCAATAAACAGCTTGTTAAACAGTGCATCCGATGCCGTTAATGCCTTTAGCGAAAGTTCTCTGATTGCCAGTAATGCTTTTAAAATCGGAGGACTTAGCGGAATAAATACAAATGTTCTGAAGTATGCGGCCATTGCAGTCGTCATTGCGGTTGTTCTCGTATTCCTGCTCCATAATGAATTGGAGGTCTTATCTTTAGGAGAGGATAAAGCAAAGACTCTTGGGCTTCCTATAGGCTTTTATCGTTTTGTATTTCTTGCCCTGGCGGCTGTTCTGGCAGGTGCTTCCGTGAGCTTTGTGGGGCTTTTGGGCTTCGTGGGGCTTATCGTCCCGCATATTGCGAGGCTTTTGGTAGGAGAGGAATGCAAATATTATATTTTAGCATCCGCCATACTGGGAGCGCTGTTTCTGCTGACCTGTGACTATATAGCGAGAACTTGGTTTGCACCGTATGAATTGCCTACGGGCATTATTTTATCATTTATCGGGGCGCCTTTTTTTCTGTGGCTGCTTATAAGAAGGAAAAGAGGGGCGCGGAATGCTTAGACTGGAACACATTACTGCCGGATATAATAAAAATCCGGTAATAAAGGATATTGACATTGAGTTCGAGAGAGGAAAAATAACGGCTCTTATCGGGCCGAATGGAAGCGGTAAGAGTACACTGTTAAAGGCGGCTGTGGATTTGTGTGAAATATACGAGGGAACGGTATATTTGAATGGAAAGGATAGGAGCCGCCTCGGGAATAAGGAGTTCGCAAAGCACGTCTCCTATCTTCCCCAAAGTCACAGCACAGGAGCCATCGCGGTGGAACGGATGGTACTGCACGGAAGATTTCCTTACCTGTCTTATCCGAGAAGATACGGAAAGAAGGATTATGAATACTGCTGTCATGCGATGGAAAAAGCAGGTATATCGGAGCTTAAAGGAAAAAAGCTAGAGGAGCTTTCGGGCGGTCAGAAGCAAAAGGTATATATTGCCATGGCATTGGCCGGAGAGGCGCAGGTCTTTCTCTTTGACGAACCTACCACTTATCTGGATGTAGGATATCAATTGGAGCTGCTGGACATTATGGTACAGCTTAGGGAGCAGGGGAAAACAGTAATTGTGGTCCTTCACGACATCAATTACGCTATGGGAATAGCGGACAGACTGGCGGTTATGGAACAGGGGAAGCTATTGCTCGCGGATACCCCGGTTAACGTATATGAAAGCGGTGTGATAAGCAGGGTATTTCAGGTAGAGACTAAAATACTTACAGATACAGAGGGGAAAAAGCATTTTTATTTCGAAGGGATTAAAAAAGGATGAGAGGTATTTTATATGGAATAGGAGTCGGACCGGGAGACCCGGAGCTGATTACCATGAAAGCCTTAAGATGTATAAGGGAAAGCGATGTGATCGTTCTCCCGTCAGCGGCGAAAGAGGATTGTTACGCATATCGGATAGCAAAAACAGCATATACAGAAATCGATGAAAAAGAGATTATGTGTATGCCATTTTTAATGATAAAGGAAAAAAGAGCATTAGAGGCCTCGCATAATAAAATTTACCGGGATATTTTGTCGCTGTTGGAACGGGGAAAGAATGTGGCATTTCTGACTATCGGCGATCCGTCGGTCTATTCCACATACAGTTATATTCATAGGAGGGAGCTGGAAGAAGGCGGGACTGCCCTTATGGTGAGCGGGGTACCTTCCTTTTGCGCTGCGGCCGCTGCAATTGGTATTTCCCTTGGAGATAACAAAGAAGAGATTCATATAATACCCGGCTCTTATGATATAAGAGAGACGCTACATTTAAAGGGAACGCGAATTTATATGAAGTCCGGGAAAAAACTGGCGGAGCTGAAAAATGCTTTGCTGGAGGCGGGGACAGAGCATTTTCTTATATATGCCGTTTCAAATTGCGGTATGGAGAATGAAAGGATTACGTCGGGACTTGAGGAGCTTCTGGTGGACAGCGGATATCTGACGATGGTGATCGTAAAGGAAAGAACTGGAAATTGAGATAGAAAAAGCTTCTGAGCTGTTGAAATGATACATAATTAATAATAATATTACCATATAAATGTAAAATTTTGTTGGAAGATTTTATAAAATGGAGCGGCTGACATGCAAAAAGTGAAAAGAAACGCCAGTGAGTTGTATTATTTTTCGAAACAGCTTAAGGATCGAATGAGCGGAATGGAACAATATCCATTGACTCTTGTAGAAGCGCCTGCAAAGGTATGGGACGGAATTTGCAGCCTGTTTGGAGAAATCGACGAAGAAACTGCGGCAAAGTTAAGAAGTCTGGAGCTCCCCACGCTGGATTCCTTGGCGGACATTGTTCTTCTGCTGCGAAAGGTGCGCTGCGAGCGGGACACCTTTTTGGTCATCGATAACTATCAGCTATTGATAGTATCTGATAATCAGTTCACAATATATGATTAGATAATTGTAAATTATGGTATTAAAATAAAATTGGGTAAAAATAATAAATTAATTTAGTTGTTATATTAGTATTTCTAGATGCTAATATAGATAGGGTAGTTGAGTATTTATCAGATGTATTTTATGTTTTATCAGGGCATTTCTTGGGTGGAAATATTTTAACAAATAGCGGGAAGAACGGAGAAAATATAAATGAAGAATTTTAAATTCATTAAATGTGGTAAATTTGAAGATCTATATGAAGTGAGAATTAAAGTGTATCAGGATTCGAGAGGATATAATCTGGAGTCATATAGTGAAAAAGAATTTTTTGAAAATGGATTGAATATGAAATTTGTTCAGGATAATTATTCGGTCTCATCAAAAAATGTGTTAAGAGGGATGCATTTTCAAAGAAAATATCAGCAAGGGAAATTGGTAAGAGTGATAAAGGGTGAAGTTTTTGATGCGGTAGTGGATCTTCGGAAAGGTTCAAAAACTTATGGGGAATGGCATGGTCTGACTTTATCAGGTGAAAAGAATAATATGTTATATGTACCAGAAGGGTTTGCACATGGCTTTTTTGTTTTGTCTGACACTGCGGAGTTTTCCTACAAACTTTCAGACTTTTATCATCCGGAGGATGAGGGCGGAATACCATGGAATGATCCCGACGTCGGAATTGTCTGGCCGATAACCGGTTATAGGGATGTTATAACGTCAGAACGTGATGATAGCCATCTTTCATTTGCAGAAACAATACCGTTGGACCGGAAAGAAAATAGGAATGAGTTGGATACATTAACGAAGCTGTCAATGGAATTGCAGTCAATAGCTCAAAATGGTCTGACATATACAAAGGATTTGTTTGATAAGGAACGATTTGAGAGAATAAGGGATATTTCAGCAGAAATAATGGCTATAAAGACAGAATATCCGATTGGAAAGATAAAAGATTTATTTTGCAATGAGGTGGGTTATCAAACACCTAAATTGGAGACGCGGGCAGTAATATTCAATGAAAATAAAATACTTCTTGTAAAAGAGAAAGAAAAATGGTCACTTCCTGGCGGGTGGATTGATTACAACGAGTCAATTGCATCAAATACGGTTAAAGAAGTAAAAGAAGAAGCCGGGTTAGATGTGGAGCCTGTAAAAGTGATAGCGATACAGAATAGAAATAAACATAATTTCCCGAAATATGCCTACGAAATATGTAAAGTTTTCGTTATCTGTGTTGTAAGAGGGGGGAGTTTCCGGCAGAATAATGAAACAACAGAAAGCGGGTATTTCTCTCTTAATAATCTGCCTGTATTAGATGAGGATAAAAATGTTTATTCTCAAATAAAAATGTGTTTTGATGCATATGAAAATGATAAGTGGAATGTAATTTTTGATTAGTTTACAAATGACAAAGATATATTAATTGCATAAATCGAAAGATGGATATATAATCCAGCTATAGGCAGAATCTATAGCTGGATGTTATTTTTTAGTATTAACACTCGGATAGCCGGATAAGTATAATAAAAACTACAGAAGCAAAGAATGAAAGCATTAGATTACTATTTGGTGAATCAGGAGGATGTAGAAATGGCTAAAAAAACGAGAAAAGAAAGAAATTTTAAATTTGAAACTTTACAGCTTCATGTGGGACAAGAGACACCGGATGCGGTTACGGATGCGAGAGCGGTTCCGATTTACCAGACCTCTTCCTATGTATTTCATAACAGCGAGCATGCTGCCGCGAGATTCGGACTGACGGATGCGGGAAATATTTATGGAAGGCTGACCAATCCCACGCAGGACGTGTTCGAGCGCAGAATAGCAGCTTTGGAGGGGGGAATTGCGGCTTTAGCGGTTGCATCGGGAGCTGCCGCAGTTACTTATGCGATTGAAAATATCGCGCAGAATGGAGACCACGTGGTATCCGTGAAGAATATTTATGGAGGTACTTATAATCTGCTGGCTCATACCCTGCCGCAGTACGGTATCACAACGACCTTTGTGGATCCCTTCAATTATGAAGAGTTAGAAGGCGCTATAAAAGAGAATACGAAGTTAATTTTAATCGAGACCTTGGGCAATCCCAATTCCGATGTGGTGGATATAGAGAAGATTGCGGGAATTGCACATGCGCATAAGATTCCGCTTCTTGTGGACAATACCTTTGCAACTCCATATCTGGTAAGGCCTATCGAATACGGAGCAGACATCGTGATACATTCCGCTACGAAGTTCATCGGAGGCCATGGTACTGCGATCGGAGGTGTCATCATCGACAGCGGCAAATTCGATTGGGAAGCTTCAGGTAAATTTGCTTCCCTCACAGAGCCCAACCCCAGCTACCACGGCATAAGCTTTACGAAAGCGGTAGGCGCAGCTGCATATGTGACCAAAATCCGGGCGATATTGCTTCGTGATACGGGAGCTACTTTATCTCCCTTCCATGCATTTTTCTTTTTACAGGGACTTGAGACTTTGTCGCTTCGTGTGGAGCGCCATGTGGAGAACTCCTTAAAGGTGGTAGAGTATTTGAACAATCATCCGCAGGTAGAAAAGGTACATCATCCTGCAGTAACGGACGACCCGGAACAGAAAGCATTGTATACGAAATATTTCCCTGATGGAGGGGGATCTATCTTTACCTTTGAAATCAAAGGGGATGCACAGAAGGCGAAGGATTTCATAGACCAGCTGGAGCTGTTCTCCTTGTTGGCGAATGTGGCCGATGTAAAATCCCTGGTGATCCATCCGGCTTCCACTACCCATTCCCAGATGACAGAGGAAGAACTGGAAGCGTCAGGTATTGCGCCAAATACGATCAGACTTTCCATAGGAACGGAAAATGCTGAGGATATTATCGAGGATCTAGAGGAAGCCTTTAAAGCGGTTTTATAAAAAGAAAACTTTTATTTGGCTGGGCTAATGGAGGAAAGAAAATATGACATTACAGCAGCTTCGCTATGCGGTCTGCATTGCGAACGAAAAGTCCATGAACAAGGCGGCTGCCGAGCTGTTCATCACACAGCCCAGCCTATCCAGTACCATACGGGATTTGGAAAATGAAATCGGCTTACAAATATTTCTGCGCTCGAACCGGGGAATCGTCATCACTCCCGAAGGGGAGGAATTCCTCGGATATGCAAGGCAGATGATAGAGCAATACAGACAGATGGAAGAGCGGTTTATCCAGAGGGATAAATTCAAGAAGAAATTCAGTGTATCCATGCAGCATTATACCTTCGCAGTACAGGCGTTTATCGAGATGGCAAAAGAATTCGGAATGGACGATTATGAGTTCGCAGTACGAGAGACGAAGACCTATGAAGTGATCGAGAACGTGAAAAATCAAAAAAGCGAGTTAGGTATTTTGTACTTAAATGATTTTAATTCAAAGGCACTGGAAAAAATATTCAGCGATCAGGAGTTGGAATTCACAGATTTGTTTCAGTGCGGGATCTACGTTTTTTTATGGAAAGGCAACCCTCTGGCTGAAAAAAAGAAAATCAGCTTTGAAGATCTGAAAAAATACCCCTGCCTATCTTTCGAGCAGGGGAATAATAATTCTTTTTATCTGGCGGAGGAAGTATTCAGCACTTATGAATATAAACAGATTATAAAGGCCAATGACAGGGCTACCATGCTCAATCTCATGGTAGGCCTCAACGGGTATACTTTGTGTTCGGGAATCATATGCGAGGAACTCTATGATAACGAATATAGGGCGATTCCTCTTAAAACGAACGAGAAGATGAGAATAGGGTATATCAAAAAGAAAAAGATGCCTTTAAGCATCCTTGCCCTTAAGTATATAGAAGAATTGAAAAAGTATGAAAAAAATGTGCTTTGATGCGGAGATGGAGTATAAAAATGACTAGAGAAGAAGCTTGGAATTTATTGACGGAATATAATAAGGATGAGTTTCACTTAGAGCATGCTGAGATTGTTGAGGGCGTAATGAAATATTTCGCACGTAAGTTAGGATATGCAGAAGAAGAGGATTTCTGGGGAAATGTAGGACTTTTGCACGATCTGGACTTCGAGCGCTATCCGGATGAGCACTGTATCAAGTCGCAGGAAATCATGCGTGAAGCCGGTTTGGAAGAGCGGCTGATCCGAGCAACGGCAAGCCACGGTTACGGTATAACGGTGGATATAAAGCCGGAGCACGAAATGGAGAAGGTGCTGTACGCGGTAGATGAATTGACCGGGCTCATCGGAGCGGTGGTGCTCATGCGGCCCTCCAAAAGTGTTCAGGACCTGGAAGTGAAATCGGTAAAAAAGAAATTCAAAAGCAAGGGCTTTGCTGCAGCCTGCTCCAGAGAAGTGATTCAAGCGGGAGCAGATATGTTAGGCTGGGATTTGGATAAGCTGATAGAAGAGACGATAGACGCTCTGAGAACTTTCAGAGATTAGTAACGAGTATAATCAGCACCAAACATTAAGACATTTAATGCTGATTATACTGGGAAAGCGGAGAAGAAATATGGAATATGGTATATCGACAAAGTGTTTATATGGAAATGGGCAGGCATCATCTCCCGATGCTTCGGGAGCGATTAGCTTTCCGATTTATCAAACGGCTACTTTCGCCCATAAAGCGGTAGGTGAAAGCACAGGCTATGATTACAGCCGTTTGCAGAATCCTACGAGAGAGCAGCTCGAAAAAGTAGTTGCTTCTTTGGAAAACGGAATAGATGCGCTGGCTTTTTCCAGCGGTATGGCAGCGATTACTGCACTGTTCGAATTATTTGAACCGGGAGACCACATCATAACGGACTGTGATCTTTACGGAGGAAGCATCCGTCTTTTTGATAATATCAGCA includes:
- a CDS encoding ABC transporter substrate-binding protein → MKVKLAMLFLCACLFTGCGSADVLPEAEQSAADEGDVNDEGDVNDEEDEIGETDKAVVEFTDALGVDVIVENPQRTAVLSGSYADAWQLAGGSLFAVTDDVKGIIEVDDDTVMLGDLKNPNIETLIAEGVDFIILSSTIEEHVNLRDTLEKTGITAAYFEVETFEDYADMMGIMTDITGRKDLYKTNVEDVRLEIKEQVERGDGSNPTVLFLRAYSTGVKAKGSDSMTGQMLKDLGCVNIADSEEGLLEDLSMEAIIDAEPDYIFVTTMGESKEAAMDMVEELLVSNPAWSGLKAVKNNHYCVLPKELFHIKPNERWGESYRILADYLYEKK
- a CDS encoding iron ABC transporter permease — its product is MKRNRRILIFTGLLILMALVGLGSGAVKLSPQDFTGLFMEEELTKSGRILLYVRLPRVAGAIVAGVGLSVAGAVIQTILDNPLAGPNIIGVNAGAGFAVVLCGILLPGAYGILPLAAFIGAFGTVLFVYYLGKKTGSSKITLVLAGVAINSLLNSASDAVNAFSESSLIASNAFKIGGLSGINTNVLKYAAIAVVIAVVLVFLLHNELEVLSLGEDKAKTLGLPIGFYRFVFLALAAVLAGASVSFVGLLGFVGLIVPHIARLLVGEECKYYILASAILGALFLLTCDYIARTWFAPYELPTGIILSFIGAPFFLWLLIRRKRGARNA
- a CDS encoding ABC transporter ATP-binding protein; the protein is MLRLEHITAGYNKNPVIKDIDIEFERGKITALIGPNGSGKSTLLKAAVDLCEIYEGTVYLNGKDRSRLGNKEFAKHVSYLPQSHSTGAIAVERMVLHGRFPYLSYPRRYGKKDYEYCCHAMEKAGISELKGKKLEELSGGQKQKVYIAMALAGEAQVFLFDEPTTYLDVGYQLELLDIMVQLREQGKTVIVVLHDINYAMGIADRLAVMEQGKLLLADTPVNVYESGVISRVFQVETKILTDTEGKKHFYFEGIKKG
- the cobI gene encoding precorrin-2 C(20)-methyltransferase yields the protein MRGILYGIGVGPGDPELITMKALRCIRESDVIVLPSAAKEDCYAYRIAKTAYTEIDEKEIMCMPFLMIKEKRALEASHNKIYRDILSLLERGKNVAFLTIGDPSVYSTYSYIHRRELEEGGTALMVSGVPSFCAAAAAIGISLGDNKEEIHIIPGSYDIRETLHLKGTRIYMKSGKKLAELKNALLEAGTEHFLIYAVSNCGMENERITSGLEELLVDSGYLTMVIVKERTGN
- a CDS encoding NUDIX hydrolase encodes the protein MELQSIAQNGLTYTKDLFDKERFERIRDISAEIMAIKTEYPIGKIKDLFCNEVGYQTPKLETRAVIFNENKILLVKEKEKWSLPGGWIDYNESIASNTVKEVKEEAGLDVEPVKVIAIQNRNKHNFPKYAYEICKVFVICVVRGGSFRQNNETTESGYFSLNNLPVLDEDKNVYSQIKMCFDAYENDKWNVIFD
- a CDS encoding O-acetylhomoserine aminocarboxypropyltransferase/cysteine synthase family protein, whose product is MAKKTRKERNFKFETLQLHVGQETPDAVTDARAVPIYQTSSYVFHNSEHAAARFGLTDAGNIYGRLTNPTQDVFERRIAALEGGIAALAVASGAAAVTYAIENIAQNGDHVVSVKNIYGGTYNLLAHTLPQYGITTTFVDPFNYEELEGAIKENTKLILIETLGNPNSDVVDIEKIAGIAHAHKIPLLVDNTFATPYLVRPIEYGADIVIHSATKFIGGHGTAIGGVIIDSGKFDWEASGKFASLTEPNPSYHGISFTKAVGAAAYVTKIRAILLRDTGATLSPFHAFFFLQGLETLSLRVERHVENSLKVVEYLNNHPQVEKVHHPAVTDDPEQKALYTKYFPDGGGSIFTFEIKGDAQKAKDFIDQLELFSLLANVADVKSLVIHPASTTHSQMTEEELEASGIAPNTIRLSIGTENAEDIIEDLEEAFKAVL
- a CDS encoding LysR family transcriptional regulator, with translation MTLQQLRYAVCIANEKSMNKAAAELFITQPSLSSTIRDLENEIGLQIFLRSNRGIVITPEGEEFLGYARQMIEQYRQMEERFIQRDKFKKKFSVSMQHYTFAVQAFIEMAKEFGMDDYEFAVRETKTYEVIENVKNQKSELGILYLNDFNSKALEKIFSDQELEFTDLFQCGIYVFLWKGNPLAEKKKISFEDLKKYPCLSFEQGNNNSFYLAEEVFSTYEYKQIIKANDRATMLNLMVGLNGYTLCSGIICEELYDNEYRAIPLKTNEKMRIGYIKKKKMPLSILALKYIEELKKYEKNVL
- a CDS encoding hydrolase yields the protein MTREEAWNLLTEYNKDEFHLEHAEIVEGVMKYFARKLGYAEEEDFWGNVGLLHDLDFERYPDEHCIKSQEIMREAGLEERLIRATASHGYGITVDIKPEHEMEKVLYAVDELTGLIGAVVLMRPSKSVQDLEVKSVKKKFKSKGFAAACSREVIQAGADMLGWDLDKLIEETIDALRTFRD